In Castanea sativa cultivar Marrone di Chiusa Pesio chromosome 6, ASM4071231v1, a single window of DNA contains:
- the LOC142639866 gene encoding uncharacterized protein LOC142639866: MSQEYIGGWAMHLPDALWAYKNSPKSTTRLSPFSLVYGTEVMSPIKVMIHSLRVMQMKENEKEKEVFAAERYEDVEGLDEKREEAQERSCKYRRRMTEAYGRMTKERVFAEGQLMLKVADYVRRGMAGPSKFAWEGPFVIRNVHPTGYYRVT, translated from the coding sequence ATGAGTCAAGAGTATATAGGAGGATGGGCAATGCATCTGCCAGACGCCCTTTGGGCCTACAAAAATTCGCCGAAGTCAACCACAAGATTGTCACCCTTCTCTTTAGTCTACGGAACAGAAGTGATGAGCCCAATAAAAGTAATGATCCATTCCTTACGGGTTATGCAAATGAAGGAGAACGAAAAGGAGAAGGAGGTCTTTGCGGCAGAAAGGTATGAGGACGTAGAAGGGCTCGacgagaagagagaagaagctCAAGAGCGCAGTTGCAAATACAGACGAAGGATGACAGAAGCCTACGGCAGGATGACTAAAGAAAGAGTGTTCGCAGAAGGACAACTCATGTTAAAGGTGGCAGACTACGTCAGGCGAGGCATGGCAGGACCGTCTAAGTTTGCATGGGAAGGACCCTTTGTAATAAGAAATGTGCATCCCACTGGGTATTACCGTGTGACCTAG